From a single Desulfoplanes formicivorans genomic region:
- the leuC gene encoding 3-isopropylmalate dehydratase large subunit → MHQTLAEKILQTHCREQITGPGQIVKCNISLALANDITAPLAIKSLKAMEVDAVFDPSRVALVCDHFTPNKDIASAEQVKLVREFARAQGIVHYYEGGEVGVEHALLPELGIVGPGDIVVGADSHTCTYGGLGAFATGLGSTDVAAAMALGETWFKVPETIRVEISGHMDPYVTGKDLILNLIGRIGVSGALYKALEFGGPVIRDMDVEARMTMANMAIEAGGKVGLFPVDETTLVYARDHGRSGDVLLAPDPDASYARVMHMDVTGMEPQIACPHLPDNVKPVSQVKDVRVDQVVLGSCTNGRISDLRRAAKLIKGKKVAKGVRFVVLPATPGIYKQALKEGLIETFMDAGAIVGPPTCGPCLGGHMGILAGGEKCLATTNRNFRGRMGSLDAEVYLAGPDVAAATAVAGEIVHPETI, encoded by the coding sequence ATGCACCAGACCCTAGCGGAAAAAATTCTTCAGACCCATTGCCGTGAACAGATTACCGGACCGGGACAGATTGTGAAATGCAACATTTCCCTGGCCCTGGCCAATGATATCACGGCTCCCCTGGCCATCAAATCCCTCAAGGCCATGGAGGTGGATGCGGTGTTTGATCCATCCAGGGTGGCCCTGGTCTGCGATCATTTCACCCCCAACAAGGACATTGCCTCGGCCGAACAGGTCAAGCTCGTCCGGGAATTTGCCCGTGCCCAGGGTATTGTCCATTACTACGAAGGCGGTGAGGTAGGCGTGGAACACGCCCTGCTTCCGGAGCTGGGCATTGTCGGTCCCGGGGACATTGTTGTGGGTGCCGACAGCCACACCTGCACCTATGGCGGGTTGGGCGCGTTTGCCACGGGTCTGGGAAGCACGGATGTGGCAGCAGCCATGGCCTTGGGAGAGACCTGGTTCAAAGTACCCGAGACTATCCGGGTTGAGATCAGCGGGCATATGGATCCCTATGTGACCGGAAAGGACCTGATTTTGAATCTGATCGGCAGAATCGGGGTGTCCGGCGCCCTGTACAAGGCCCTTGAATTTGGCGGACCCGTGATCCGGGACATGGACGTGGAAGCCCGCATGACCATGGCCAACATGGCCATTGAGGCCGGGGGCAAGGTGGGACTCTTTCCTGTGGACGAAACCACCCTGGTCTATGCCCGGGATCATGGGCGTTCAGGGGATGTGCTTCTTGCTCCGGACCCGGATGCTTCCTATGCCCGGGTGATGCACATGGACGTGACCGGCATGGAACCGCAGATCGCCTGTCCCCACCTGCCGGACAATGTCAAACCGGTCAGCCAAGTAAAGGACGTTCGGGTGGATCAGGTAGTTCTCGGTTCGTGCACCAACGGTCGCATCTCGGATCTGCGCCGGGCTGCCAAGCTCATCAAAGGCAAAAAGGTGGCCAAGGGAGTCCGTTTCGTGGTCCTGCCGGCAACACCCGGTATCTACAAACAGGCTCTCAAAGAGGGACTCATCGAGACCTTCATGGACGCCGGTGCCATTGTGGGTCCTCCCACCTGCGGCCCCTGTCTGGGCGGTCATATGGGCATCCTGGCCGGCGGCGAAAAATGCCTGGCCACCACCAACCGGAATTTCAGGGGCCGCATGGGCAGCCTCGACGCCGAGGTCTATCTGGCCGGGCCCGATGTTGCCGCGGCCACGGCGGTTGCGGGTGAAATCGTCCATCCGGAGACAATATAA
- a CDS encoding 3-isopropylmalate dehydratase small subunit, with product MHFSGQVHKVGDHIDTDAIIPARFLVTSDVRELGASCMEGLAPGWVDRVKEGDILVAGKNFGCGSSREHAPLAILGAGMPVVVAHSFARIFYRNGFNMGLLLLEVGDQIEGINDGDELDIQVEEGVITNVTQKTTIRFQPIPAFMQELLQGGGLIEYVKRQKSA from the coding sequence ATGCATTTTTCCGGACAGGTACATAAGGTCGGCGACCATATTGATACGGACGCCATTATTCCAGCCAGATTCCTGGTCACTTCAGACGTCAGGGAACTTGGTGCTTCCTGCATGGAGGGGCTTGCTCCCGGCTGGGTAGATCGGGTCAAAGAGGGGGACATCCTTGTTGCCGGCAAAAACTTTGGTTGCGGATCATCCAGGGAACACGCTCCCTTGGCCATTCTCGGTGCGGGTATGCCTGTGGTTGTTGCCCACAGCTTTGCGAGGATTTTCTATCGCAACGGTTTCAATATGGGGCTGCTGCTCCTCGAAGTCGGTGATCAGATAGAGGGAATCAACGATGGGGATGAGCTGGATATCCAGGTTGAGGAAGGGGTTATCACAAACGTGACCCAGAAAACGACAATCAGGTTTCAGCCCATTCCTGCATTCATGCAGGAGCTTCTCCAGGGGGGCGGGCTCATTGAATATGTGAAACGGCAGAAGTCAGCGTGA
- the leuB gene encoding 3-isopropylmalate dehydrogenase: MQKTICLLPGDGIGPEIIAQAVKVLAAVNERFGHCLTTETALIGGAAIDAQGVPLPDQTVEACQRCDAVLLGAVGGPKWDAIERDIRPERGLLAIRKKLGLFANLRPAMLFPELAHASFLRPDIVARGIDIMVIRELTGGIYFGEPKGFETRAGEQAALNTMVYKRSEVERIARIGFETAMKRSKRLCNVDKANVLEVSQLWRETVIRVAADYPQVELTHMYVDNAAMQLVRDPSQFDVIVTGNLFGDILSDEAAMLTGSIGMLPSASLGSTGPCLYEPIHGSAPDIAGQDKANPLATILSLAMMFRYSLDLHKEALAVETAVRHVLEAGYRTGDIMEEGKMLVGGSRMGDLVAQKIGETS; the protein is encoded by the coding sequence ATGCAAAAAACCATTTGTCTTCTTCCCGGAGACGGGATCGGTCCGGAGATCATTGCCCAGGCCGTGAAAGTGCTTGCGGCCGTGAATGAACGGTTCGGCCACTGCCTGACCACCGAGACCGCGCTTATTGGGGGAGCGGCCATTGATGCCCAGGGCGTTCCCCTTCCCGATCAGACCGTGGAGGCGTGCCAGCGGTGCGACGCGGTTTTGCTTGGTGCGGTGGGTGGTCCCAAGTGGGACGCCATTGAGCGGGACATCCGTCCGGAACGGGGGCTTCTGGCCATTCGCAAAAAGCTGGGACTGTTTGCCAACCTGCGTCCGGCCATGCTCTTTCCCGAGCTTGCCCATGCCTCCTTTCTCCGTCCCGACATCGTGGCCAGGGGAATCGACATCATGGTTATCCGGGAGCTCACAGGCGGGATCTATTTTGGCGAACCCAAGGGATTTGAAACCCGGGCCGGTGAGCAGGCTGCCCTGAACACCATGGTCTACAAACGCTCTGAAGTGGAACGCATCGCCCGGATCGGGTTCGAAACGGCCATGAAGCGGAGCAAGCGTTTGTGCAACGTGGACAAGGCCAATGTGCTTGAAGTTTCCCAACTCTGGCGGGAAACCGTGATCCGGGTTGCGGCCGACTATCCCCAGGTGGAACTGACCCATATGTACGTGGACAATGCGGCCATGCAGCTGGTGCGCGATCCTTCCCAGTTCGATGTCATTGTCACGGGCAATCTGTTCGGAGACATTCTTTCCGACGAGGCCGCCATGCTCACCGGATCCATCGGGATGCTCCCTTCGGCTTCCCTGGGCTCAACAGGTCCCTGTTTGTACGAACCCATTCATGGTTCGGCCCCGGACATTGCCGGGCAGGACAAGGCCAATCCTCTGGCGACCATCCTCTCCCTGGCCATGATGTTCCGTTATTCCCTTGACCTTCACAAGGAAGCCCTGGCTGTGGAAACCGCTGTGCGCCATGTCCTTGAAGCCGGATACCGTACCGGTGACATCATGGAAGAAGGAAAAATGCTGGTCGGTGGTTCCAGAATGGGTGATCTTGTGGCGCAAAAGATAGGGGAAACGTCCTGA